In Deinococcus carri, one DNA window encodes the following:
- a CDS encoding bifunctional metallophosphatase/5'-nucleotidase: MKFWLLSAALLGSVAGAAPLTVTILHTDDLHGHLDPVKIGQGTYGGYARQTALVRSYAAQDPNPLVLSGGDTFQGTLFYNVYQGLADVLFMNFQGYQAMAVGNHEFDNGPEALARFAQKARFPLLAANLDVSQEASLKDLIKPYAVLNVGGQKVGLIGAVTPDLPLISSPGDRVKMLELMQSLRNSVQALQGQGINKVILLSHLGYTLEQEVARTVPGIDVIVGGHSHTLLGTFDNKDFPTPEGPYPTVVQNPDGNRTLLVAAWEWGKVLGRLKVTFDDNGAVTAYEGNPIAVSADLPEDPTAKRMIETLSVPIANLRRQVIGNTVQGLNGNREIVRKRESGMANVLADAALEAAQKAGAQIAFVNGGGVRSSIDAGPITFEEAITVQPFGNTLTVLDLTGAEIKRALEHGVATWSENKGQFLHVSKGMSYTFDLSKPAGSRVTAVTFNGQPLDDNKTYTVAMNTFTANGGDGFDVFKNAKGRRLDTGTLDIDILVNYFKAHPTVDAQPEGRIVIQNEPK; encoded by the coding sequence ATGAAATTCTGGCTGCTTTCTGCCGCACTGCTCGGCTCCGTGGCGGGCGCTGCGCCCCTGACCGTGACGATTCTCCACACCGACGATCTGCACGGTCACCTCGACCCAGTCAAGATTGGCCAGGGCACCTACGGCGGCTACGCCCGCCAGACGGCGCTGGTCCGCAGTTACGCCGCGCAGGACCCCAACCCGCTGGTACTCTCGGGCGGCGACACCTTCCAGGGCACCCTGTTCTACAACGTCTACCAGGGCCTGGCCGACGTGCTGTTCATGAACTTCCAGGGCTACCAGGCGATGGCGGTCGGCAACCACGAGTTCGACAACGGCCCCGAGGCGCTGGCCCGCTTTGCCCAGAAGGCCCGGTTCCCGCTGCTGGCCGCCAACCTCGACGTGAGCCAGGAAGCCAGCCTGAAGGACCTGATCAAGCCCTACGCCGTGCTGAACGTGGGCGGGCAGAAGGTCGGCCTGATCGGTGCCGTGACGCCCGACCTGCCGCTGATCAGCTCCCCCGGCGACCGGGTGAAGATGCTGGAACTGATGCAGAGCCTGCGCAACAGCGTGCAGGCGCTCCAGGGCCAGGGCATCAACAAGGTGATTCTGCTCTCGCACCTGGGTTACACCCTGGAGCAGGAAGTCGCCCGCACCGTGCCGGGCATCGACGTGATCGTGGGCGGGCACAGCCACACGCTGCTGGGCACCTTCGACAACAAGGACTTCCCGACCCCCGAAGGCCCCTACCCCACCGTCGTGCAGAACCCCGACGGCAACAGGACACTGCTGGTCGCCGCCTGGGAATGGGGCAAGGTGCTGGGCCGCCTCAAGGTCACGTTCGACGACAACGGGGCCGTGACGGCCTACGAGGGCAACCCCATCGCGGTGTCCGCCGACCTGCCGGAAGACCCCACCGCCAAGCGCATGATCGAGACGCTCAGCGTGCCCATCGCCAACCTGCGCCGTCAGGTGATCGGCAACACTGTGCAGGGCCTCAACGGCAACCGCGAGATCGTCCGCAAGCGCGAGAGCGGCATGGCGAACGTGCTGGCCGACGCCGCCCTGGAGGCCGCGCAGAAGGCCGGGGCGCAGATCGCCTTTGTCAACGGCGGCGGCGTGCGCTCCAGCATCGACGCGGGGCCGATCACCTTCGAGGAAGCGATCACGGTGCAGCCCTTCGGCAACACCCTGACGGTGCTCGACCTGACCGGCGCGGAGATCAAGCGGGCGCTCGAACACGGCGTCGCCACCTGGAGCGAGAACAAGGGCCAGTTCCTGCACGTCTCCAAGGGCATGAGCTACACCTTCGACCTCTCCAAGCCCGCCGGCAGCCGCGTGACTGCCGTCACCTTCAATGGTCAGCCCCTCGACGACAACAAGACCTATACGGTCGCCATGAACACCTTCACCGCGAATGGCGGCGACGGCTTCGACGTGTTCAAGAACGCCAAGGGCCGCCGCCTCGACACCGGCACCCTCGACATCGACATCCTGGTCAACTACTTCAAGGCGCACCCCACGGTCGATGCCCAGCCCGAGGGCCGCATCGTGATTCAGAACGAGCCGAAGTAA